The Panicum virgatum strain AP13 chromosome 5K, P.virgatum_v5, whole genome shotgun sequence genome has a window encoding:
- the LOC120707844 gene encoding brassinosteroid LRR receptor kinase BRI1-like, whose amino-acid sequence MESPGLVAVVALFVAAAVAASAPDDAQLLEQFKAEVPVPAAGLRGWSAADGACRFPGAGCRAGRLTSLSLAGVPLNADFRAVAATLLQLGGLETLSLRGANVSGALAAAPRCGARLQTLDLSGNAGLRGSVADVEALAAACGGLTALNLSGDSVGGARPGGGGGSGFAVLDALDLSGNKISGDGDLRWMLGAGVGAVRRLVLSGNKISGLPEFTNCSGLEYLDLSGNLIAGELAGGSLSDCRGLSTLDLSGNHLAGPFPPDVAGLTSLAALNLSNNNFSGELPADAFTGLQQLKVLSLSFNHFNGTIPDSLAALPELDVLDLSSNAFSGTIPSSLCQDPNSSLRMLYLQNNYLSGAIPESITNCTRLESLDLSLNNINGTIPASLGKLGELRDLILWQNLLEGEIPASLENMHKLEHLILDYNGLTGTIPPELAKCKELNWISLASNLLSGSIPSWLGQLSNLAILKLSNNSFSGPIPAELGDCQSLVWLDLNSNQLNGSIPAELAKQSGKMTVGLVIGRPYVYLRNDELSSECHGKGSLLEFSSIRPEDLSRMPSKKMCNFSRVYMGSTEYTFNKNGSMIFLDLSFNQLESEIPKELGSMYYLMIMNLGHNLLSGLIPPELASAKKLAVLDLSHNQLEGPIPNSFSSLSLSEINLSNNQLNGSIPELGSLATFPRMSYENNSGLCGIPLPKCDHNAGSSSSGDLQSHRRKQASLVGSVTMALLLSLFCIFGIAIIAIECKKRKQKNEDASTARDIYIDSQTHSGTMNSAWRLSGTNALSINLAAFDNPLQKLSLEDVIEATNHFHNDSLIGSGGFGDVYKARLKDGNTVAIKKLIHVSGQGDREFTAEMETIGKIQHRNLVRLLGYCKVGEERLLVYEYMRYGSLEDVLHDRKKIGIKLSWAARRKIAIGAARGLAFLHHNCTPHIIHRDMKSSNVLIDENLEAKVSDFGMARMVNVVDTHLSVSTLAGTPGYVPPEYYQSFRCTTKGDVYSYGVVLLELLTGKPPTDSTDFGEDNNLVGWVKQHTKLNVTDVFDPELLEDDPAVKIELLEHLKVACACLDDRPSRRPTMLKVMAMFKEIQAGSTVDSKTSSACTGSIDDAGFGGLEMTTLNEDKEEKD is encoded by the coding sequence ATGGAATCCCCGGGGCTGGTCGCGGTGGTGGCGCTCTTCGtcgccgcggcggtggccgccTCAGCCCCCGACGACGCCCAGCTGCTCGAGCAGTTCAAGGCGGAGGTGCCGGTCCCGGCCGCGGGCCTCCGCGGGTGGagcgccgccgacggcgcctGCAGGTTCCCCGGCGCGGGCTGCAGGGCCGGCAGGCTCACGTCGCtgtcgctcgccggcgtgccgcTCAATGCCGACTTCCGGGCCGTCGCGGCCACGCTGCTGCAGCTGGGCGGCCTCGAGACGCTCAGCCTCCGCGGCGCCAACGTCAGCggcgcgctggccgccgccccgAGGTGCGGGGCCAGGCTGCAGACGCTCGACCTGTCCGGGAATGCCGGCCTGCGGGGCTCCGTCGCCGACGTCGAggcgctggccgccgcctgCGGCGGCCTCACGGCGCTCAACCTCTCCGGGGATTCGGTTGGCGGGGcgaggccaggcggcggcggcggctccggattTGCCGTACTCGACGCTCTCGACCTGTCCGGCAACAAgatctccggcgacggcgacctccGGTGGATGCTGGGTGCCGGCGTCGGCGCTGTCCGGCGTCTGGTCCTCTCCGGGAACAAGATCTCTGGcctcccggagttcaccaactGCTCTGGGCTCGAGTACCTCGACCTCTCCGGCAACCTCATCGCCGGCGAGCTGGCCGGCGGGTCCCTCTCCGACTGCCGCGGCCTGAGCACGCTAGACCTGTCCGGCAACCACCTCGCTGGCCCGTTCCCGCCGGACGTcgccggcctcacctcgctcGCCGCTCTCAACCTTTCAAACAACAacttctccggcgagctccccgcTGACGCTTTCACCGGGTTGCAGCAGCTCAAGgtgctctccctctccttcaaCCACTTCAACGGCACCATCCCGGACTCCTTGGCCGCGCTGCCGGAGCTCGACGTGCTCGACCTCAGCTCCAACGCCTTCTCCGGCACCATCCCTTCATCCCTCTGCCAAGACCCCAACTCCAGCCTCCGCATGCTGTACCTCCAGAACAACTACCTCTCCGGGGCGATCCCGGAGTCAATCACCAACTGCACCAGGCTCGAGTCTCTCGACCTCAGCCTCAACAACATCAACGGCACCATCCCTGCATCCCTCGGAAAGCTCGGTGAGCTCCGGGACCTCATCCTATGGCAGAACTTATTGGAGGGCGAGATACCGGCGTccctggaaaatatgcacaagCTCGAGCATCTGATCCTCGACTACAACGGGCTCACTGGTACCATCCCGCCGGAACTGGCCAAGTGCAAGGAGCTCAACTGGATATCCCTGGCGAGCAACCTGCTGTCCGGCTCGATCCCTTCTTGGCTTGGGCAGCTCAGTAACTTGGCCATCTTGAAGCTGAGCAACAATTCCTTCTCGGGACCAATACCGGCTGAGCTTGGCGACTGCCAGAGCTTGGTGTGGCTGGACCTGAACAGCAACCAGCTCAATGGGTCGATACCTGCGGAGTTGGCAAAACAGTCTGGGAAGATGACAGTCGGCCTTGTCATCGGGCGGCCTTATGTGTATCTTCGCAACGACGAGCTAAGCAGCGAGTGCCATGGTAAGGGGAGCTTGCTAGAGTTCAGCAGCATCCGACCTGAAGACCTCAGCCGGATGCCGAGCAAGAAAATGTGCAACTTCTCTCGAGTGTACATGGGGAGCACAGAGTACACCTTCAACAAAAATGGATCCATGATATTTCTAGATTTGTCATTTAATCAGCTGGAGTCAGAGATCCCGAAGGAGCTTGGGAGCATGTACTACCTCATGATCATGAATCTCGGGCACAACCTACTGTCTGGCCTCATCCCACCAGAACTAGCTAGTGCCAAGAAGCTTGCGGTGCTTGACCTGTCGCACAATCAGTTGGAAGGGCCTATACCCAACTCTTTCTCATCACTGTCCTTGTCAGAGATCAACCTATCAAATAATCAGCTGAATGGGTCAATTCCAGAGCTCGGCTCCCTTGCCACATTCCCAAGGATGTCTTATGAGAATAACTCTGGTCTCTGTGGCATCCCACTGCCAAAATGTGACCACAATGCTGGTTCAAGTTCTTCCGGCGACCTGCAATCCCACCGGAGGAAGCAGGCATCACTCGTAGGTAGTGTTACTATGGCACTCCTGTTATCGTTATTCTGTATATTTGGAATTGCCATCATAGCTATTGAGTGCAAGAAGCGGAAGCAGAAGAATGAAGATGCAAGTACTGCTCGTGATATTTACATTGATAGCCAGACACATTCTGGGACTATGAATTCTGCTTGGAGACTCTCTGGTACAAATGCCCTCAGCATCAACCTTGCTGCATTTGATAATCCCCTGCAGAAACTCAGCTTGGAAGATGTTATTGAGGCCACAAATCACTTCCACAATGATAGCCTAATAGGCTCTGGTGGTTTTGGGGATGTCTACAAGGCCCGGCTCAAGGATGGAAATACCGTTGCAATCAAGAAGCTTATACATGTGAGCGGCCAGGGTGACCGGGAGTTTACTGCAGAAATGGAGACCATTGGCAAGatccaacaccgcaaccttgtTCGGCTTCTTGGCTACTGCAAGGTTGGTGAGGAGCGGCTGTTGGTGTATGAATACATGAGGTATGGCAGCTTGGAGGATGTGTTGCATGATCGCAAAAAGATCGGAATTAAGCTGAGTTGGGCAGCAAGGCGAAAGATCGCCATTGGTGCTGCAAGGGGATTGGCATTCCTCCACCACAACTGCACCCCGCACATTATCCACCGAGACATGAAGTCGAGCAACGTGCTTATTGATGAGAACTTGGAGGCAAAGGTATCAGATTTTGGTATGGCAAGGATGGTGAATGTGGTGGATACACACCTGAGTGTGTCCACCCTTGCCGGTACTCCGGGTTATGTACCACCGGAGTACTATCAGAGCTTCAGATGCACTACCAAGGGCGATGTGTACAGCTATGGTGTTGTGTTGCTCGAGCTGCTCACAGGGAAACCGCCTACGGACTCAACAGATTTTGGCGAGGACAACAATCTTGTAGGATGGGTCAAGCAGCACACAAAGTTGAATGTCACAGATGTATTTGATCCTGAGTTGCTGGAGGATGATCCAGCCGTGAAGATTGAGCTGCTGGAGCACCTAAAGGTTGCTTGTGCTTGCCTGGATGACAGGCCATCAAGACGGCCAACAATGCTGAAGGTCATGGCAATGTTCAAGGAGATCCAAGCGGGGTCGACGGTCGACTCGAAGACCTCATCAGCATGCACAGGCTCGATCGATGATGCAGGTTTCGGTGGCCTGGAGATGACGACCCTGAATGAAGACAAGGAGGAGAAGGATTAG